In Sideroxyarcus emersonii, one DNA window encodes the following:
- the glgB gene encoding 1,4-alpha-glucan branching protein GlgB, translating into MPSDIQNKRSILDARHHDPFSYLGLHQNRSGWILRVFQPHATEIAVYDGEAWQSLERDPSNGFYHWQGKRALPVPCRLKVNFFNHVIEVHDAYSFGSSISEHDLYLFSQGRLEQAYRMLGAHHLELQGVWGVRFALWAPNAERVSVVGDFNGWDGRIHPMRALGSSGVWEIFVPDIGLGEFYKFEIRNRHSGEVFVKTDPYGLSFETRPGTAARVAVLDGYQWRDSSWQEHRAGRDWIHQPLNVYEVHAGSWKRHWDGRFYNFRELADSLVPYVQEMGFTHIELMPISEHPLDESWGYQTTGYYGVTSRFGTPDDFRYLVDSCHIVGIGVILDWVPAHFPKDAFALARFDGTALYEHEDPRLGEHQDWGTLIFNYGRNEVRNFLLANAHYWLSEFHIDGLRVDAVASMLYLDYSRKAGEWLPNKYGGRENIDAVDFFRELNVMTHERFPGTLTLAEESTSWPMVSRPTYLGGLGFSMKWNMGWMNDTLDYIEHDPVHRRYHHNRLTFGQLYSYTENFVLPFSHDEVVHGKKSLLDKMPGDAWQKFANLRLLFTYQMTYPGKKLNFMGNEFAQGHEWKVGTELDWYLLGRGEHSGVQSALRDLNRLYAGVPALHELDFSPEGFEWLDCNDADQSVLSFRRIARDGSYVIVLLNFTPVPRVGYRVGMRHKGCYREIFNSDSHYYGGSNMGNGLGLDTSDIAWNGEMQSLALTLPPLAGIVLQRTY; encoded by the coding sequence ATGCCCAGCGATATACAAAACAAGCGCTCCATTCTAGACGCGCGTCACCACGACCCCTTTTCATACCTGGGGTTGCATCAGAACAGGTCCGGCTGGATCCTGCGGGTTTTTCAACCTCATGCTACCGAGATTGCCGTTTACGACGGCGAAGCGTGGCAGTCGCTTGAGCGCGATCCGTCCAATGGTTTCTATCACTGGCAAGGCAAGCGTGCACTACCGGTCCCCTGCCGCTTGAAAGTGAATTTCTTCAACCATGTCATCGAAGTGCACGATGCCTACAGTTTCGGCAGCAGCATCAGTGAGCACGACCTCTATCTTTTCTCGCAAGGACGCCTGGAGCAGGCGTACCGCATGCTCGGCGCCCATCACTTGGAACTGCAGGGTGTATGGGGAGTGCGCTTCGCGCTGTGGGCCCCCAATGCCGAGCGAGTCAGCGTGGTGGGGGACTTCAACGGCTGGGACGGGCGCATCCACCCGATGCGAGCCCTGGGCAGCAGCGGGGTGTGGGAAATCTTCGTGCCAGACATCGGGCTGGGCGAGTTCTACAAGTTCGAGATCCGCAACCGCCATTCCGGCGAGGTGTTCGTCAAGACCGATCCTTATGGCCTGAGCTTCGAGACGCGCCCCGGCACTGCAGCCAGGGTCGCGGTGCTGGATGGGTACCAGTGGCGGGATTCGTCATGGCAGGAGCATCGCGCCGGCCGCGACTGGATCCATCAGCCCTTGAACGTGTATGAGGTGCATGCCGGTTCATGGAAGCGGCATTGGGACGGGCGTTTCTACAATTTCCGCGAACTGGCGGACAGCCTTGTGCCCTATGTGCAGGAGATGGGGTTCACGCATATCGAACTGATGCCGATCAGCGAGCATCCGCTGGACGAATCCTGGGGATACCAGACGACCGGCTATTACGGCGTGACCAGCCGTTTCGGCACACCGGACGATTTCCGCTACCTGGTGGATTCCTGCCATATCGTCGGTATCGGCGTGATCCTCGACTGGGTGCCTGCGCATTTCCCCAAGGATGCCTTCGCGCTGGCGCGTTTCGATGGCACGGCGCTGTATGAGCACGAAGATCCCAGGCTGGGCGAGCACCAGGATTGGGGCACGCTGATCTTCAATTACGGCCGCAACGAGGTGCGCAATTTCCTGCTTGCCAATGCGCACTACTGGCTGAGCGAGTTCCACATCGATGGTTTGCGCGTGGATGCGGTGGCATCGATGCTGTACCTCGATTATTCGCGCAAGGCGGGAGAATGGTTGCCGAACAAGTACGGCGGCCGCGAGAACATCGACGCGGTGGACTTCTTCCGCGAGCTGAACGTGATGACCCATGAGCGATTCCCCGGCACCCTGACGCTGGCCGAGGAGTCCACCTCGTGGCCGATGGTGTCGCGGCCCACCTATCTCGGCGGGCTGGGATTCAGCATGAAATGGAACATGGGCTGGATGAACGACACGCTGGATTACATCGAACACGATCCGGTGCATCGCCGCTATCACCATAACAGGCTCACGTTCGGCCAGCTCTACAGTTACACCGAGAATTTCGTGCTGCCGTTCTCGCATGACGAGGTGGTGCACGGGAAGAAATCCCTGCTCGACAAGATGCCGGGAGATGCCTGGCAGAAATTCGCCAACCTGCGCCTGCTGTTCACCTACCAGATGACCTATCCGGGCAAGAAGCTCAATTTCATGGGCAACGAGTTCGCACAGGGGCACGAATGGAAGGTCGGTACGGAACTGGACTGGTATCTGCTCGGACGGGGCGAGCACAGCGGGGTGCAGTCCGCATTGCGCGATCTCAACCGCCTGTATGCCGGGGTCCCGGCACTGCATGAACTGGATTTCTCGCCGGAAGGCTTCGAGTGGCTGGATTGCAACGATGCCGACCAGTCGGTGTTGAGTTTCCGCCGCATCGCACGCGACGGTTCGTATGTGATCGTGCTGCTCAACTTCACCCCGGTGCCGCGTGTGGGCTACCGTGTCGGGATGCGGCACAAGGGATGCTACCGCGAGATATTCAATAGCGATTCGCATTATTACGGCGGTTCCAACATGGGCAACGGACTGGGGCTGGACACCTCGGACATCGCCTGGAACGGCGAAATGCAATCATTGGCGCTCACGCTGCCGCCGCTGGCCGGCATCGTGCTGCAAAGGACATATTGA